The genomic segment AAACCTTCTCTGATAAGTTAGTTGAAGACGAAAAAATCAGAAAGTATGTTTTTGCCAGAATTCCAAAAGGTGGTATTGCTAAAATCATCATAGAAAGAACTCTAAAAAGAATTACACTTACTATAAATACAGCTCGTCCAGGTGTTGTTATCGGTAAAGGTGGAGCTGAAGTTGATAAGATCAAGGAAGAGTTAAAGAAAGTTACAGGTAAAGATGTTCAAATTAATATCTTTGAAATTAAGAGACCTGAGCTTGATGCTAAACTTGTTGGAGAATCGATAGCTCAGCAATTGCAAGCTAGAATTTCTTACAGAAGAGCTATGAAGCAAGCAATTGCTTCAACAATGAGAGTTGGTGCTCAAGGTATTAAAATTAAATTAGGTGGACGTTTAGGTGGTGCTGAGATGGCTCGTAATGAGCAATATAAGGAAGGAAGAATACCACTACATACATTAAGAGCTGATATTGACTATGCTGTCTCTGAAGCCTTGACAGTTTATGGAAAAATCGGTATCAAGGTATGGATTTTCAAAGGTGAAGTTTTTGGAAAAAGGGATTTGTCTCCTAATGTAGGTCTTGCAAGTGCATCTGCAAATGTTCCTGCTGAAGGTAATGCACCACAAAATAGAGGTGGAAAGAAAAAGTCCGAAGGTGGACCAAAAAGAAAAAGAAAATAACAAGAGGTTTTTACTGCAATAGTAAAGAGTTGGTTAGGCAACTGTAAAAGTTTAAAAGAATGTTACAGCCAAAAAGAACAAAATTTAGGAAGCAACAAAAGGGTAGAAACAGAGGGATTGCGACAAGAGGTTTTAGTATAGAATTTGGATCTTTCGCTATCAAGGCTCTGGAGCCTGGTATGATAACCAGCCGTCAGTTAGAGGCTGCTCGTATTGCTATGACTAGAGCAATGAAAAGAGAAGGACAAGTTTGGATAAGAATTTTTCCAGATAAGCCAATAACTAAGAAGCCTGCTGAGGTTCGTATGGGTAAAGGTAAAGGAGCTCCTGAATATTGGGTGGCTGTGATTAAGCCAGGAACTATTCTTTTCGAATCAACAGGTATTTCGAAAGAAACTGCAATGGAATCTCTGAGACTTGCAGCCCAAAAATTACCAGTAAAAACTAAATTTGTTGTTCGTCCAGATTACGAAGGTTAATTCAATGAAAACTTCTGATATAAAATCTCTAAACGCTGCTGATTTAAAGAGTAGAATCTCTGCAGAGCAAGAGGCTCTTGCAAAATTAAAATTTGCACATGCTATTTCTCCAATTGAAAATCCTATGAAGATTAGGGAGGCAAAAAAAGTAATAGCTCGTCTTCAGACAGCTTTGAGTGAAAAGGTTAAATCCAAATCCTAATCTTTAGATTATTATGGAGCAAAGAAATTTTAGAAAAGAGAGAGTTGGTAAAGTCGTTAGTAATAAAATGACAAAATCAATTACAGTAGCTGTAGAAAGAAAAGTTAAGCATGCTAAATATGGTAAGTTTCTAAACAAGACTACTAAATTTATGGCTCATGACGAAAAAAATGAATGTGGTATCGGTGATACTGTAAAGATCATGGAAACTCGTCCGCTGAGCAAATTAAAAAGATGGAGATTAGTTGAAATTATTGAAAAGGCGAAATAACCATGATACAGCAGGAATCAAGATTAAATGTAGCTGATAATAGCGGAGCTAAAGAGGTTTTAGTTATTAGAGTTTTGGGTGGAACAAAAAAGAAATATGCTTCCATCGGCGATAAAGTAGTAGTAACTGTTAAACATGCTCTTTCGTCTAGCAACTTAAAAAAAGGAACAGTTTCTAAAGCTGTTATAGTTAGGACAAAAAAAGAGGTTAGGAGAGTAGATGGTTCTTACATAAGATTCTCTGATAATGCTGTTGTTTTACTAAACAACAATGATGAACCTAGAGGAACTCGTATCTTCGGACCAGTCGCTAGAGAATTAAGAGAGAAACAGTTTATGAAGATTGTATCACTTGCTCCTGAAGTATTATAATATTATGGCAACTACAAATAAAAAATTACATATAAAAGCAGGTGATACTGTAAAAGTTATTGCCGGCGATTTTCGTGGTAAGACAGGAACAATTAAAAGTGTTGATGTTACTGGTAACAAGGCTATTGTTGAAGGCCTTAATATGGTAACAAAGCATACAAAGCCTACGGCTACGAATCCAAATGGTGGTATTGTAAAAAAAGAGGCGCCTATTCATGCTAGTAACTTAATGGTAGTGGATTCAAAGGGGACAGCTTCAAGAATAGGAAGAAAGTTAGATTCAAAAGGTAAGCTTCAGAGATACTCAAAGAAAACTGGAGACATAATAAAGTAAGGATATGGCTATTCCAAGACT from the Sporocytophaga myxococcoides genome contains:
- the rpsC gene encoding 30S ribosomal protein S3, which gives rise to MGQKVNPTGFRLGIVKGWDSNWYGGKTFSDKLVEDEKIRKYVFARIPKGGIAKIIIERTLKRITLTINTARPGVVIGKGGAEVDKIKEELKKVTGKDVQINIFEIKRPELDAKLVGESIAQQLQARISYRRAMKQAIASTMRVGAQGIKIKLGGRLGGAEMARNEQYKEGRIPLHTLRADIDYAVSEALTVYGKIGIKVWIFKGEVFGKRDLSPNVGLASASANVPAEGNAPQNRGGKKKSEGGPKRKRK
- the rplP gene encoding 50S ribosomal protein L16; translated protein: MLQPKRTKFRKQQKGRNRGIATRGFSIEFGSFAIKALEPGMITSRQLEAARIAMTRAMKREGQVWIRIFPDKPITKKPAEVRMGKGKGAPEYWVAVIKPGTILFESTGISKETAMESLRLAAQKLPVKTKFVVRPDYEG
- the rpmC gene encoding 50S ribosomal protein L29, which encodes MKTSDIKSLNAADLKSRISAEQEALAKLKFAHAISPIENPMKIREAKKVIARLQTALSEKVKSKS
- the rpsQ gene encoding 30S ribosomal protein S17 — translated: MEQRNFRKERVGKVVSNKMTKSITVAVERKVKHAKYGKFLNKTTKFMAHDEKNECGIGDTVKIMETRPLSKLKRWRLVEIIEKAK
- the rplN gene encoding 50S ribosomal protein L14, with translation MIQQESRLNVADNSGAKEVLVIRVLGGTKKKYASIGDKVVVTVKHALSSSNLKKGTVSKAVIVRTKKEVRRVDGSYIRFSDNAVVLLNNNDEPRGTRIFGPVARELREKQFMKIVSLAPEVL
- the rplX gene encoding 50S ribosomal protein L24 translates to MATTNKKLHIKAGDTVKVIAGDFRGKTGTIKSVDVTGNKAIVEGLNMVTKHTKPTATNPNGGIVKKEAPIHASNLMVVDSKGTASRIGRKLDSKGKLQRYSKKTGDIIK